In Hippoglossus stenolepis isolate QCI-W04-F060 chromosome 20, HSTE1.2, whole genome shotgun sequence, the following are encoded in one genomic region:
- the asap2b gene encoding LOW QUALITY PROTEIN: arf-GAP with SH3 domain, ANK repeat and PH domain-containing protein 2b (The sequence of the model RefSeq protein was modified relative to this genomic sequence to represent the inferred CDS: inserted 2 bases in 2 codons), whose product MPELISVTEFVSETQEDYTAPTTSSFSTRMIHCRNTVAALEEALDVDRSVLYKIKKSVKSINTSGQTHVDNEEQYIQSMEKFGDNYVRKEDADAGSAFLKFAVFTKELTALFKNLLQNMNNIITFPLDSLLKGDLKGVKGDLKKPFDKAWKDYETKLVKLEKEKREHAKQHGMIRTEFSGGEIAEEMEKERRMFQLQMCEYLLKVNEIKVKKGVDFLQNLIKYFHAQYNFFQDGLKAVESLRPSVEKLSTDLTTIKQSQDGERKQLNQLRDVLKASLQSESKEDSQAKQNAGYSLHQLQGNKAHGTECSGVLYKKSEGLRKVWQKRKCSVRNGFLTICHGTANRPPAKLNLLTCQVKRNPEEKRSFDLFSHDRTYHFQAEDEAECQVWVSVLQNSKEEALNQAFKGDQDEGENNIVQELTKAIVGEVKRMSGNDGCCDCGAPGPTWLSTNLGVVICIECSGIHREMGVHYSRIQSLDLDVLGTSELLLAKNVGNASFNEIMEADLSAQGITKPDPSSDMQTRKDYIPAKYTEKRFARRLCADPESRLQALYEAVRSRDILSLIQVYAEGVDLMEAIPQPNEHEPGETVLHLAVRMVDRNSLHIVDFLAQNSGNLDKQTARGSTALHYCCLTDNSECLKLLLRGKASVSITNEAGETPLDISKRLRHTQCEELLTQAQTGKFNVHVHVEYEWRLQNEDLDESEDEMEDKPIPNRREERPVSCFVPGSCFVPGSSPMQPNLAALARDAACVVRDKHRPQVPSTIISNETYGTMLDLLPAGPTPPLPPRAPHRVSGHGKPTAMETVGRQRSSSDPPNPQAPERNSSMYVLPAAPPPPPPPPGNRKSSLFEMRTVSARNTPXPPLPAPPVLGLXPPVPSPPSIPSPPQYKAPPLTPPVPSHKTSKSPGPKSPESPKSPTGSVKKPPQRPPVRTRSVGRRGSQSRSPQSPAPPTPQPRTAFSKQKLQRVKAIYNCSADHLDELTFSEGEVIVVEREEDTEWLIGHVEGEPTRRGAFPVTFVHFIAE is encoded by the exons ctcaTGTGGACAACGAGGAGCAGTACATCCAGTCCATGGAGAAGTTCGGGGACAACTATGTCCGCAAAGAGGACGCAGACGCTGGCTCCGCCTTCCTGAAGTTTGCCGTCTTCACCAAAGAGCTGACGGCGCTCTTCAAAAACCTG CTGCAGAACATGAACAACATCATCACGTTCCCTCTGGACAGTTTGTTAAAGGGCGACCTGAAAGGAGTGAAAGGG gacctGAAGAAGCCGTTCGACAAAGCCTGGAAGGATTACGAGACCAAACT tgtgaagctggagaaggagaagagggagcaCGCCAAGCAGCACGGGATGATCCGGACAGAGTTCAGTGGAGGAGAAATcgcagaggagatggagaaggagagacgGATGTTCCAGCTTCAGATGTGTGAG TATCTCCTCAAAGTGAACGAGATCAAAGTGAAGAAAGGTGTCGACTTCCTCCAAAACCTCATCAAGTATTTCCACGCTCAGTACAA TTTTTTCCAGGACGGACTGAAAGCTGTGGAGAGTCTGAGACCTTCTGTGGAGAAACTGTCCACAGACTTGACCACG ATTAAACAGAGTCAGGAcggagagaggaaacagctgaaTCAGCTCCGAGACGTCCTGAAGGCTTCACTGCAGTCGGAGTCCAAAGAG GATTCTCAGGCGAAGCAGAACGCAGGTTACAGCCTCCATCAGCTTCAGGGAAACAAGGCCCACGGCACCGAGTGCTCCGGAGTCCTCTACAAGAAAAGTGAAGG GCTGAGGAAGGTATGGCAGAAGAGGAAGTGCTCGGTGCGGAACGGTTTCCTGACCATCTGCCACGGCACG GCCAACAGACCTCCAGCCAAACTCAACCTGCTCACCTGCCAGGTGAAGAGGAAccctgaggagaagagaagctTCGACCTGTTCTCAC aCGACAGAACCTATCACTTCCAAGCCGAGGACGAAGCCGAGTGTCAGGT CTGGGTGTCGGTGCTGCAGAATAGTAAAGAGGAGGCGCTGAACCAGGCGTTTAAAGGAGACCAGGACGAAGGAGAGAACAACATCGTCCAGGAGCTGACCAAGGCCATTGTAGGAGAGGTGAAGCGGATGAGTGGCAACGACGGCTGCTGCGACTGTGGAGCCCCCG GTCCGACCTGGTTGTCCACTAACCTGGGGGTTGTGATCTGTATCGAGTGCTCAGGGATCCACAGGGAGATGGGCGTCCACTACTCCAGGATCCAGAGTCTGGACCTGGACGTCCTGGGAACCTCGGAGCTGCTG ttGGCGAAGAACGTGGGAAATGCCAGTTTTAATGAGATCATGGAGGCAGATTTGTCGGCGCAGGGCATAACCAAACCTGATCCGAGCAGCGACAT GCAGACGAGGAAGGACTACATCCCGGCCAAGTACACAGAGAAGCGCTTCGCTCGTCGGCTGTGTGCCGACCCTGAGTCCAGACTGCAGGCTTTATACGAGGCCGTCAGGAGCAGAGACATCCTGTCACTGATCCAGGTCTACGCTGAGGGGGTGGACCTGATGGAAGCCATCCCGCAGCCCAACGAACAC GAACCTGGAGAGACTGTGCTCCATCTGGCGGTCCGAATGGTCGACAGAAACTCCCTCCACATCGTGGACTTCCTCGCTCAGAACAG cggGAACCTGGACAAGCAGACAGCCAGAGGAAGCACCGCGCTGCATTACTGCTGCCTGACCGACAACAGCGAGTgtctcaaactgctgctgagagGAAAAGCCTCCGTGTCCATCA CAAACGAAGCAGGAGAGACGCCGCTGGACATTTCCAAACGTCTCCGTCACACTCAGTGTGAAGAGCTG CTGACTCAGGCTCAGACTGGAAAGTTTAACGTTCACGTTCATGTCGAGTACGAGTGGCGTCTCCAAAACGAGGACCTGGATGAGAGCGAGGACGAGATGGAGGACAAG CCCATACCGAACCGCCGCGAGGAGCGTCCAGTCAGCTGCTTCGTCCCGGGCAGCTGCTTCGTCCCGGGCAGCTCCCCCATGCAGCCCAACCTGGCAGCGTTGGCCAGGGACGCCGCCTGCGTGGTGCGGGACAAACATAGGCCTCAGGTTCCCAGCACCATAATCAGCAACGAGACGTACGGCACCATGCTGGACCTACTGCCGGCAGGACCGACGCCACCACTCCCTCCCAGAGCCCcccacagag tatCGGGTCACGGTAAACCTACCGCAATGGAAACCGTCGGAAGACAAAGGTCGTCGTCCGACCCCCCGAACCCCCAGGCCCCTGAGAGGAACTCCTCCATGTACG TGCTGCCAgcagctcctccccctcctcccccacctccaggaaacaggaagtccaGTCTGTTTGAAATGAGGACCGTCTCAGCCAGGAACACCC TCCCTCCGCTGCCTGCTCCACCAGTGTTGGGAC CCCCTCCAGTCCCATCACCACCTTCCATACCTTCACCCCCCCAGTACAAAGCTCCACCTCTAACCCCTCCTGTCCCCagccacaaaaccagcaaaTCACCAGGACCCAAGTCTCCTGAATCCCCCAAATCACCCACCGG ATCAGTGAAAAAGCCTCCACAAAGACCACCTGTCAGGACCCGATCTGTGGGCAGAcgag GTTCTCAATCCAGATCTCCTCAGAGTCCGGCTCCTCCAACACCTCAACCCAGAACCGCCTTTTCC AAGCAGAAGCTTCAGAGAGTGAAGGCCATCTACAACTGTTCAGCCGATCATCTAGACGAGCTGACGTTCAGTGAGGGGGAGGTGATCgtggtggagagggaggaggacactGAGTGGCTG ATCGGTCACGTTGAAGGAGAGCCGACCAGACGGGGAGCGTTTCCTGTCACCTTCGTCCACTTCATCGCAGAGTGA